In a genomic window of Magnolia sinica isolate HGM2019 chromosome 14, MsV1, whole genome shotgun sequence:
- the LOC131226218 gene encoding UDP-galactose/UDP-glucose transporter 4-like isoform X2, whose translation MIMGAFIPGLRRKYPLHEYISTILLVVGLILFTLADAHTSPNFSLLGVVMVSGALVMDSFLGNFQEAIFTMNPETTQMEMLFCSTVVGLPFLITPMLLTGELFTAWNSCSQFDLCRIEVVPGSRLPLVRVPSLEVAGRNGITVSENSSCSSC comes from the exons ATGATAATGGGAGCCTTCATTCCCGGTCTCAGACGTAAATATCCGCTCCATGAATACATTTCCACCATTCTTCTAGTGGTGGGTTTGATCCTTTTCACCTTAGCAGACGCCCATACATCTCCGAATTTCAGTCTTCTTGGAGTTGTGATGGTGTCGGGTGCTTTGGTCATGGATTCTTTTCTGGGTAATTTTCAGGAAGCCATATTTACAATGAATCCTGAAACCACACAG ATGGAGATGCTCTTTTGCTCCACTGTGGTTGGGCTTCCTTTCTTGATTACACCCATGCTTTTAACGGGAGAGCTGTTCACGGCCTGGAATTCCTGCTCTCAG TTTGATTTATGCCGCATTGAAGTGGTACCAGGAAGTAGATTGCCCTTGGTAAGAGTTCCATCATTAGAGGTAGCTGGAAGGAATGGGATTACAGTTTCAGAAAATTCTTCTTGCAGCTCTTGCTAG
- the LOC131225019 gene encoding uncharacterized protein LOC131225019 → MGLALFPSSKNRASGLENSAPCVLLWETWKARNAALFDDIRPSIQKLTHRISWWLEFIQARSLSSSPVPPPTTAHSSSHQPTSRVFPSPTTPLLQGLPSIHPSREQASISAVVKWLQPPPGWTNINVDGLALGNPGPFGGGGICRDENGAFLFAFHEGYSLGSNVHAELRAIHDGLLLCFSKGLKNIILELDSQLLIDFLTGRASPGWKWRFWISRINQLVASGHVKFAHILREGNALADAMAKLGSQEQSSRLLISYTALSPLVRGLLFLNKVGLGSIRP, encoded by the exons ATGGGTTTGGCACTCTTCCCTTCCTCCAAAAATAGGGCTTCTGGTTTGGAAAATTCTG CCCCCTGCGTCCTCCTCTGGGAAACCTGGAAGGCCAGGAATGCAGCTCTATTTGACGACATTAGGCCTTCAATCCAAAAGCTCACCCACAGGATCAGCTGGTGGCTAGAGTTCATCCAGGCCAGGAGCTTATCTTCCTCGCCAGTCCCTCCTCCAACGACAGCCCATTCTTCAAGCCATCAGCCCACTAGCAGAGTCTTTCCCAGCCCGACCACCCCTCTTCTCCAGGGTCTCCCTTCAATACACCCTAGCCGCGAGCAAGCTTCTATTTCAGCTGTGGTTAAATGGTTACAGCCTCCTCCTGGATGGACAAATATCAATGTAGACGGTTTGGCCTTGGGTAACCCTGGCCCGTTTGGTGGCGGCGGAATTTGTAGAGATGAAAATGGGGCGTTCCTTTTTGCTTTCCACGAAGGTTACAGTTTGGGGTCCAATGTCCACGCTGAGCTTAGGGCAATTCACGACGGGCTGCTTCTATGTTTTTCCAAGGGTCTGAAAAACATCATTCTTGAATTGGACTCTCAGCTCCTCATTGACTTTCTCACGGGGAGGGCCTCTCCTGGCTGGAAATGGAGATTTTGGATTTCCAGAATAAACCAATTGGTCGCTTCGGGGCATGTGAAGTTCGCCCACATCCTTAGGGAAGGTAACGCTCTTGCGGATGCGATGGCGAAGCTGGGTAGTCAAGAGCAATCCTCTCGCCTCCTCATATCCTACACTGCCCTCTCCCCTCTAGTTAGAGGCCTTCTCTTCCTAAACAAGGTCGGTCTAGGGTCCATCAGACCCTAG
- the LOC131226217 gene encoding uncharacterized protein LOC131226217: MLLIHRGFLIWRLKSTANMKLMSSLRPRGTFGCWHEIAEAVVARKGPPVNTIDCCAFNECFLSGQYFQLDHPIPSIGSSEFLLSAKENMKRPKALICGNIVKFVHRKALKDVRFKDYSIPCGWKVLLVFSAVHLDISLHGSVLEFHPWRWERSSAFEERETKKGCYCMEEAEEWGSRGWKGT, translated from the exons ATGCTTCTCATACATAGAGGATTTCTGATTTGGAGACTCAAATCGACAGCCAACATGAAATTGATGAGCTCATTAAGGCCCA GGGGAACATTTGGATGCTGGCACGAAATTGCTGAGGCTGTTGTGGCACGAAAGGGCCCTCCTGTCAATA CTATTGATTGCTGTGCATTCAATGAATGCTTTCTTTCTGGACAGTATTTTCAATTGGATCACCCTATACCATCAATTGGATCAAGTGAGTTTCTTTTGAGTGCCAAGGAGAACATGAAGAGGCCCAAAG CTCTCATATGTGGGAACATAGTCAAGTTTGTGCACCGAAAGGCCCTCAAGGATGTCAGATTTAAAG ATTATTCAATTCCATGTGGATGGAAGGTCCTTCTAGTTTTCAGTGCTGTACATCTAGACATATCTCTTCATGGAAGTGTCCTTGAGTTCCATCCTTGGAGATGGGAG CGTTCTTCGGCCTTTGAAGAAAGAGAGACTAAGAAAGGATGCTATTGCATGGAAGAAGCAGAAGAGTGGGGAAGCAGAGGGTGGAAAGGCACATGA